One region of Cheilinus undulatus linkage group 4, ASM1832078v1, whole genome shotgun sequence genomic DNA includes:
- the exoc1l gene encoding exocyst complex component 1-like yields MSSLLREEMQRVLFRPAKQRLMEFIEIEEPTHGRHFLCVAVAKGKVVQLSIVRCQISQTPLKSGSKKSPTKRSSIQDCYRRTEIWSLQDLTLVDGRDADVDDPCFLLHFDKVRTVTAISCSAKYAFVRALVALSDQHCQRSLNLRNFDWAYIKPTSFYSNRGDCVVLSQICFYAFNLVCLSMCPVPLDA; encoded by the exons ATGTCGTCTCTTCTGAGGGAGGAGATGCAGAGAGTTTTATTCCGACCTGCAAAACAGAGATTGATGGAGTTTATTGAGATTGAAGAGCCAACGCATGGAAGACATTTTCTATGTGTCGCAG TTGCTAAGGGGAAAGTGGTGCAGTTAAGTATAGTGCGATGTCAGATATCTCAGACGCCACTGAAATCTGGCTCCAAGAAGTCTCCCACCAAACGCTCCAGCATACAGGACTGTTATCGGAGGACGGAGATCTGGTCTCTGCAAGACCTGACTCTAGTTGACGGACGAGATGCTGATGTG GATGATCCGTGTTTCCTGCTGCACTTTGACAAGGTGCGTACAGTGACAGCCATCAGCTGCTCGGCCAAATATGCTTTTGTGCGAGCTCTGGTGGCTCTCAGCGACCAGCACTGTCAGAGGTCACTGAACCTGCGGAACTTTGACTGGGCCTACATCAAGCCCACCTCCTTTTACTCCaacagaggagactgtgttgtcTTATCACAGATATGCTTCTATGCATTCAATCTTGTATGTTTGTCCATGTGTCCTGTGCCCCTGGATGCATAG